In one Brevibacillus choshinensis genomic region, the following are encoded:
- a CDS encoding anthranilate synthase component I family protein produces the protein MFPTYTECQAYANIYPFVPITTRRPWPAQLDPWQVLTSLHPSLQDAVLLESGRAGRYTFLAYEPIATLRSKQGETIISYPDGHIENAASDPLAALRELLGAYQTPVIPDMPDFSGGAVGYMSYDMNRFFEPSLPQIATDDLQLPDLYVMIMQDLLVFDHMTREMIFVTHLASNHLNEETYQKAAETLVQRANALEGLIMAEDDVDWDALRKRPLAQQTPASVSFGKDHFEDAVRRIQEYIAQGDVFQVNLSVRQSKPMKVTAPDVYEVLRKLNPSPYMGYLSFPEFQLVSASPELLVKVKGCEVHTRPIAGTRPRGQTDEQDEALARELIDNEKERAEHVMLVDLERNDLGRVCRFGSVEVSEFMVVEKYSHVMHIVSHVKGELAADKDAFDAVAAAFPGGTITGAPKVRTMEIIEELEPVKRGMYTGSIGWFGFNGEVEVNIAIRTMVVKDGMAHVQAGAGIVIDSVPEAEYAESLKKAEALWKALELSEQRTMS, from the coding sequence TTGTTCCCAACGTATACAGAGTGCCAGGCTTATGCAAACATTTACCCATTCGTGCCAATTACGACTCGCAGACCGTGGCCAGCGCAGCTCGATCCTTGGCAGGTGCTGACGAGCCTCCATCCATCCTTGCAAGATGCAGTGCTATTAGAGAGTGGACGAGCGGGTCGTTACACTTTTCTTGCCTATGAACCGATTGCGACCTTGCGCAGTAAACAGGGAGAAACGATCATCTCCTATCCAGATGGTCACATCGAGAATGCAGCTAGCGATCCATTAGCTGCCTTGCGTGAGCTGCTGGGTGCCTACCAGACACCTGTCATTCCAGACATGCCAGACTTTTCCGGTGGGGCGGTAGGTTATATGAGCTACGATATGAATCGTTTTTTTGAGCCAAGCCTGCCTCAGATCGCGACTGACGACTTACAGTTGCCGGACCTGTATGTTATGATAATGCAAGACCTTCTTGTCTTTGATCATATGACACGTGAAATGATCTTTGTGACCCATTTGGCTTCGAACCACTTGAATGAAGAGACCTATCAAAAGGCTGCAGAAACGCTTGTGCAACGTGCGAATGCGCTGGAAGGTTTAATCATGGCCGAAGATGACGTCGATTGGGACGCTTTGCGAAAGAGACCGTTGGCGCAACAGACACCGGCTTCCGTATCATTCGGCAAAGACCATTTCGAGGATGCCGTTCGCCGGATTCAAGAGTATATTGCCCAAGGAGATGTTTTTCAGGTCAATCTGTCTGTTCGGCAGAGCAAACCGATGAAAGTGACAGCTCCTGACGTATACGAGGTCCTGCGTAAGCTGAATCCATCGCCGTACATGGGATACCTCAGCTTTCCTGAGTTTCAGCTGGTCAGTGCTTCGCCGGAGCTGTTGGTAAAGGTGAAGGGCTGCGAAGTGCATACTCGTCCGATTGCAGGGACTCGCCCACGGGGACAGACCGATGAGCAGGATGAAGCGTTGGCACGCGAACTGATTGACAACGAAAAGGAACGCGCCGAGCACGTCATGCTGGTCGATTTGGAACGGAATGATCTTGGACGTGTATGCCGTTTTGGCAGTGTGGAAGTGAGCGAGTTCATGGTGGTGGAGAAGTATTCCCACGTCATGCACATCGTCTCCCATGTCAAAGGCGAGCTGGCAGCAGACAAGGATGCGTTTGATGCTGTAGCGGCTGCTTTTCCGGGAGGCACGATCACGGGAGCACCCAAGGTCCGAACGATGGAAATCATCGAGGAGCTGGAGCCCGTCAAACGAGGCATGTACACAGGTTCCATTGGTTGGTTCGGTTTCAATGGAGAAGTCGAGGTCAATATTGCCATCCGTACGATGGTGGTCAAGGATGGCATGGCTCACGTTCAAGCGGGAGCGGGGATCGTCATCGATTCCGTGCCAGAGGCAGAGTATGCGGAGTCACTGAAAAAGGCAGAAGCGTTGTGGAAGGCGCTTGAGTTGAGCGAGCAGAGAACGATGAGTTGA
- a CDS encoding dipeptide epimerase — translation MIIQAIEVKRISVPLKKPFKTALRTVESLESILVKITCDNGMVGWGEAAATVVITGDSIASIESAILNTMKPQLIGLNLNSYEQVFHTLHHSMVGNSSAKAAVDIALYDLISQRAGMPLYQFLGGYRNQLETDYTVSVNSPKEMGEDAAAYLKDGFNVLKIKVGKDNIEDDILRIQEIRKAVGNQVKIRLDANQGWNVKEAVRSIRKMEDMGLDIELIEQPVKAHDLEGLKVVTDSVDTPIMADESVFSPTQALQVLRDRAADLINIKLMKAGGIFKAQLINQMAEEHGIPCMVGSMIESRLSVSAAAQFAASKKNITRFDFDAPLMLLHDGIDGGVTYEGRVMTMPDAPGLGIRAVSLWEGGE, via the coding sequence ATGATTATTCAAGCCATCGAAGTAAAAAGAATTTCTGTTCCGTTGAAAAAGCCATTTAAAACTGCGTTGCGCACAGTCGAAAGTCTGGAATCCATTCTGGTCAAAATCACGTGTGACAATGGCATGGTAGGCTGGGGAGAAGCAGCGGCGACCGTCGTCATTACGGGAGACAGCATCGCAAGCATCGAATCCGCCATTTTAAATACCATGAAGCCGCAGTTGATCGGTCTAAACCTGAATTCCTATGAGCAAGTCTTTCACACGCTGCATCATTCCATGGTGGGTAACAGCAGTGCAAAAGCGGCAGTGGACATTGCCCTGTACGATTTGATTTCACAGCGTGCTGGAATGCCTCTGTATCAGTTCCTCGGCGGATATCGTAATCAGCTGGAAACGGACTATACCGTAAGCGTAAATTCGCCAAAAGAGATGGGAGAAGACGCGGCAGCTTATTTGAAGGATGGCTTTAACGTCCTGAAAATCAAGGTAGGCAAGGATAACATCGAGGATGACATTTTGCGCATCCAGGAAATTCGTAAGGCAGTAGGTAATCAAGTGAAGATTCGTCTTGATGCCAACCAGGGATGGAATGTCAAAGAAGCTGTTCGTTCGATTCGCAAAATGGAAGATATGGGCCTCGACATCGAGCTGATCGAGCAACCGGTGAAAGCTCATGATCTGGAAGGCTTGAAAGTAGTAACCGATTCGGTAGATACACCGATCATGGCTGACGAGAGCGTATTCTCACCTACACAAGCCTTGCAGGTTCTGCGTGACCGCGCTGCCGATCTTATCAATATCAAGCTGATGAAGGCAGGCGGAATTTTCAAAGCACAGTTGATCAACCAAATGGCAGAAGAACACGGTATTCCATGCATGGTTGGCAGCATGATCGAATCTCGTCTGTCCGTCTCGGCAGCGGCTCAATTTGCAGCCAGCAAGAAAAATATTACGCGGTTCGACTTTGATGCTCCACTCATGCTCCTGCACGATGGCATTGATGGTGGTGTGACATATGAGGGCAGAGTCATGACGATGCCGGATGCACCAGGATTGGGCATTCGCGCTGTCAGTCTGTGGGAAGGGGGAGAATAA
- a CDS encoding ABC transporter ATP-binding protein, whose translation MQKKKLVQVKNLTKTFTMGKGLSLKAADNVSFDIYEGETFGLVGESGCGKSTTGRTIIGLYNPTSGEVIFDGQNVHQASSSERRKLTHNMQMIFQDPYASLNPRMNIAEIISEGLQLNGLYKGKERMQRVIELLEMVGLQKEHANRFPHEFSGGQRQRIGIARALAVNPRFVIADEPISALDVSVQAQVVNLMKNLQREQNLTYLFIAHDLAMVKHISDRIGVMYLGNMVEMTESEKLYEAPKHPYTQALLSAIPVPDPDLEKSRERKIIEGDVPSPINPPSGCVFRTRCPVAKEVCAQQKPAWQEVETGHFVACHLYQ comes from the coding sequence ATGCAAAAAAAGAAGCTGGTCCAGGTAAAGAACCTAACGAAGACCTTCACGATGGGAAAAGGGCTATCGCTGAAAGCTGCTGACAACGTCTCCTTTGATATTTATGAGGGAGAGACTTTCGGGCTGGTAGGCGAGTCTGGCTGCGGAAAATCGACGACAGGGCGCACAATCATTGGCTTGTATAACCCGACATCTGGGGAAGTCATCTTCGACGGACAGAACGTGCATCAAGCGTCTTCTAGTGAACGCAGAAAGCTGACTCACAACATGCAGATGATTTTCCAAGACCCGTATGCATCCTTGAACCCACGGATGAACATTGCCGAGATTATCTCGGAAGGTCTGCAATTGAACGGGCTGTATAAAGGAAAAGAGAGAATGCAACGCGTCATTGAGTTGCTGGAGATGGTAGGTCTACAAAAAGAGCACGCGAACCGCTTCCCCCACGAATTCAGTGGCGGTCAGCGTCAGCGTATCGGGATTGCCCGCGCGCTTGCTGTGAATCCACGGTTTGTGATTGCGGATGAGCCGATTTCTGCACTCGATGTGTCCGTACAGGCACAAGTCGTCAATCTGATGAAAAATCTGCAGCGGGAGCAAAATCTTACCTATTTGTTTATCGCACATGACCTGGCGATGGTAAAACATATCAGTGACCGCATCGGAGTGATGTACTTAGGGAATATGGTTGAGATGACGGAGAGCGAAAAGCTGTATGAGGCTCCCAAACATCCGTATACCCAAGCCTTGCTGTCGGCCATTCCCGTCCCCGATCCTGATCTTGAAAAGAGCCGAGAACGCAAAATCATTGAGGGCGACGTGCCGAGTCCGATTAATCCTCCGAGCGGGTGTGTGTTCCGTACCCGCTGTCCGGTGGCAAAAGAAGTATGTGCCCAACAGAAACCAGCTTGGCAGGAAGTCGAAACGGGCCATTTTGTCGCCTGTCACCTGTATCAATAA
- a CDS encoding peptidyl-prolyl cis-trans isomerase has product MTNTKGLWAFIGALVLLLLVVTWAWYQSSSKLQSAAVVGGTTISEAEYVTALKQKFGTQVLQDMVNREVVFQAAKQQGITVDQKQLDQEIAQIRQSYGSETDSEFQQALIKQAGITEESLRQEITYQLLLQALATKDIVIKDEELLAFYNNHPERYARPMQVRLWQIVVASQEEAGQVISELKQGANFQALAKERSIDSLTAANGGDMGWISLGDTRIPDASKDIVADLSTKKTSDPVMLDENNYAIYRIAERREAQQQTFDQVKEEIRRELAFAQVESLDDVMERLRNAVGVQISGQMQH; this is encoded by the coding sequence ATGACCAACACAAAGGGGTTGTGGGCATTCATCGGAGCGCTGGTCCTGCTGCTGCTTGTTGTGACGTGGGCGTGGTACCAATCGTCAAGCAAGCTGCAGTCGGCCGCGGTCGTCGGGGGAACAACCATTAGCGAGGCTGAGTATGTGACTGCACTCAAGCAAAAATTCGGAACACAAGTCCTGCAAGACATGGTCAATCGGGAAGTGGTATTCCAAGCAGCCAAACAGCAGGGGATCACGGTGGACCAAAAACAACTGGATCAGGAGATCGCTCAAATCCGACAAAGCTATGGAAGTGAAACGGATAGCGAATTCCAGCAGGCATTAATCAAGCAGGCGGGGATAACAGAAGAGTCTTTGCGACAGGAAATTACATACCAACTACTGCTTCAGGCTCTGGCCACCAAGGACATCGTAATCAAGGACGAAGAATTACTCGCTTTCTACAACAACCATCCGGAGCGCTATGCCAGGCCGATGCAGGTGAGACTCTGGCAGATTGTAGTCGCTTCACAGGAAGAGGCGGGTCAGGTCATCTCCGAACTAAAACAAGGCGCTAACTTCCAGGCGTTAGCAAAAGAAAGGTCGATCGATTCTCTGACAGCAGCCAATGGCGGAGATATGGGATGGATTTCGCTAGGCGATACCCGAATACCGGACGCATCCAAGGACATTGTGGCTGATCTGAGCACCAAGAAAACCAGTGACCCAGTCATGCTAGATGAGAATAACTATGCTATCTATCGCATTGCAGAACGCAGGGAAGCGCAACAACAGACGTTTGATCAGGTCAAGGAAGAGATACGAAGAGAGCTTGCTTTTGCTCAAGTAGAGTCTCTCGATGATGTGATGGAACGGCTGCGCAACGCAGTAGGAGTCCAGATTTCTGGGCAAATGCAGCATTGA
- the tatC gene encoding twin-arginine translocase subunit TatC, translating to MTVVRHLTELRKRLVWVLAVFVIAVLAGLFFAGPVIEYLKEQPMADGVPIISRRPSDALSVYMQFAVLIGVVLSLPVALYHTWRFVSNGLSNRERRLTMYFIPAAFFLFVAGILFGYYVVFSMMMKFLTQMSTTIGATPNYGIGEYFDFLFDMVIPIGVLFELPILVVFLTRLRILNPMRLAKIRRFAYFGITVVTFILTPPEIVTEILVTIPLLLLYELSIWLSRIVYRKQVKEDEEWEKSAV from the coding sequence ATGACGGTGGTTAGGCACTTGACAGAATTGCGCAAGCGATTGGTCTGGGTGTTGGCTGTATTCGTTATCGCAGTACTCGCAGGACTCTTTTTCGCAGGTCCTGTTATTGAATATTTGAAAGAACAGCCAATGGCTGATGGTGTACCGATTATTTCCCGTCGCCCCTCTGACGCACTGAGCGTATACATGCAGTTTGCCGTGCTGATCGGTGTGGTTCTTTCTCTTCCGGTAGCTTTGTACCACACGTGGCGATTTGTTTCAAACGGACTGAGCAATCGCGAGAGACGCTTGACCATGTACTTCATTCCAGCTGCCTTTTTCTTGTTTGTGGCTGGTATTTTGTTCGGTTATTATGTCGTATTTTCTATGATGATGAAGTTTTTGACTCAAATGTCGACAACGATCGGGGCTACCCCTAATTACGGGATTGGCGAGTACTTTGATTTCCTGTTTGATATGGTGATCCCGATTGGTGTGTTGTTCGAATTACCGATACTCGTGGTGTTCCTTACCAGATTGCGAATTTTAAATCCTATGCGGCTGGCCAAGATCCGTCGGTTTGCGTATTTCGGCATAACGGTTGTGACGTTTATCTTGACCCCACCGGAGATTGTTACGGAAATTCTGGTGACCATTCCGCTACTCCTTTTGTACGAGTTGAGCATTTGGCTGTCACGTATCGTTTACCGCAAGCAAGTAAAAGAAGACGAAGAATGGGAAAAGAGCGCCGTGTAG
- the cysK gene encoding cysteine synthase A, translated as MRVANSITELIGSTPLVKLNRVVSEEIADIYLKLEFFNPGSSVKDRIALAMIEAAEADGSLKPGDTIIEPTSGNTGIGLAMVAAAKGYRAILVMPETMSIERRNLLRAYGAELVLTPGSEGMGGAIRKAEELAKENDSYFIPQQFKNEANPAIHRDTTARELLEQAKEIGGVDAFISGVGTGGTITGVGQVLRESYPSVKIVAVEPAASPVLSGGKPGPHKIQGIGAGFVPEILDTQIYDEIIKVENEDAFETARRVARQEGILGGISSGAAIHAALKVATELGKGKKVIVIIPSNGERYLSTPLYQFED; from the coding sequence ATGCGCGTGGCAAATTCGATTACGGAATTGATTGGATCGACACCGTTGGTAAAGCTCAATCGCGTGGTTAGCGAAGAAATTGCAGACATTTACTTGAAGTTGGAATTTTTCAACCCAGGTAGCAGTGTAAAAGACCGGATTGCATTGGCCATGATCGAAGCGGCTGAAGCAGATGGCAGTCTAAAACCGGGCGACACTATCATTGAGCCTACGAGCGGAAATACAGGGATTGGCTTGGCGATGGTCGCTGCTGCAAAAGGATATCGGGCGATTCTGGTCATGCCAGAGACAATGAGTATCGAGCGTCGCAACCTGCTGCGTGCGTATGGGGCTGAGCTTGTACTGACTCCTGGTAGTGAAGGAATGGGAGGAGCTATTCGCAAAGCGGAAGAGCTCGCAAAAGAAAATGACTCGTACTTTATCCCTCAACAATTTAAAAATGAAGCGAACCCTGCTATTCACCGCGATACGACTGCGCGTGAATTGCTGGAGCAAGCAAAGGAAATCGGCGGTGTAGATGCGTTTATTTCTGGCGTTGGTACTGGTGGTACGATCACGGGTGTCGGTCAAGTGCTACGTGAAAGCTACCCGAGCGTGAAAATTGTAGCAGTCGAGCCAGCAGCTTCTCCTGTTCTTTCCGGTGGCAAACCAGGTCCTCATAAAATCCAGGGGATCGGTGCGGGCTTTGTTCCAGAAATCCTGGATACCCAAATCTATGATGAGATCATTAAGGTCGAAAACGAAGATGCGTTTGAAACCGCGCGTCGCGTAGCTCGTCAAGAAGGAATCCTCGGGGGTATCTCTTCTGGAGCTGCTATTCACGCTGCCCTGAAGGTAGCAACTGAGCTGGGCAAAGGGAAAAAAGTGATCGTCATCATTCCTTCGAACGGTGAGCGCTACCTGTCGACTCCGCTGTATCAATTCGAAGACTAA
- a CDS encoding C40 family peptidase, whose translation MKSSIVAVSVATVWTKPESPRDLDQAALTVPVDARGWLTSLTIEDKLGFYDNNMIQTQALFGTRVEVEEEQGEWSKVLIPDQACNKNEIGYPGWIPSNQLAPWSESFEVKEGQKLALVTAAMTHLYTTDKQKGIELAYLTRLPLLSETEDGVIVSTPFGEGLLRKEDVTIIEANKLIELAGNRGEAIVENGKQFLSLPYLWGGMSSYGYDCSGFAYNMHRSVGIQIPRDASDQARSGQLVEKDDLLPGDLLFFAFEEGKGRVHHVGIYMGDQHMIHSPDTRGTIEIVKLDETYRLIKEHCISRRYW comes from the coding sequence GTGAAGTCTTCAATTGTAGCCGTTTCGGTAGCGACGGTATGGACGAAGCCGGAATCTCCACGTGACCTTGATCAAGCGGCACTGACGGTTCCTGTCGATGCTCGCGGATGGCTTACTTCTCTTACCATCGAGGATAAGCTAGGCTTTTACGACAACAACATGATTCAGACCCAAGCGTTATTTGGCACGCGGGTAGAGGTAGAGGAAGAGCAAGGGGAATGGTCCAAAGTCCTCATTCCGGATCAAGCCTGCAATAAAAATGAGATCGGATACCCGGGCTGGATTCCGTCCAATCAGCTGGCGCCTTGGTCAGAATCATTCGAAGTAAAAGAGGGGCAAAAGCTGGCGCTGGTTACGGCGGCGATGACCCACTTGTACACGACAGACAAGCAAAAAGGGATCGAACTGGCGTATTTGACCCGTTTGCCACTCCTTTCGGAAACCGAAGATGGCGTGATCGTATCTACTCCGTTCGGTGAAGGTCTGTTGCGCAAAGAGGATGTAACAATCATTGAGGCAAACAAGCTGATCGAGCTGGCAGGCAACCGCGGTGAAGCCATCGTCGAAAACGGGAAGCAATTCCTCTCCCTGCCATACCTGTGGGGCGGCATGTCTTCCTATGGATACGACTGCTCTGGCTTTGCCTACAATATGCATCGCTCCGTTGGCATTCAGATTCCTCGCGACGCATCGGACCAAGCGAGATCTGGACAGCTCGTGGAAAAGGATGATTTGCTCCCAGGAGACCTTCTTTTCTTTGCTTTTGAGGAAGGGAAAGGCAGAGTCCATCACGTGGGCATTTACATGGGCGATCAGCACATGATTCATTCGCCTGATACACGAGGTACGATTGAAATCGTCAAGCTCGATGAAACCTACAGGCTGATCAAAGAGCATTGCATCTCGAGAAGATACTGGTAA
- a CDS encoding sigma-70 family RNA polymerase sigma factor: MALSTSSFQSTPRRWREVETQLGITVPRSLRSDTSALLFLESVAATPMLDKEEEMDCLVRYQQNADLEARETLVRAYLRYVVSTALRHLKRGMPFLDLIQEGTIGLFTAIDKFDVNRGVRLYHYSHWWISQAITRAINDKGTLIRIPVHMHEQIRQYQKQVLHLVHALNRTPDRLEIAGLLDIPLEKVDAIELALMMKMESLDAELDSENWLTGHEDECLSYAEVMVDGESSLDDWIEKVDLRSQMRAALERLSPRAQEIISMRYGLYDDQVYTLEEVGKMFGLTRERIRQIEATTIDRLRTQKASRVLKDYLT; encoded by the coding sequence ATGGCTCTGAGTACATCCTCATTCCAATCGACCCCCCGTCGTTGGCGGGAAGTCGAGACACAGCTAGGTATTACTGTGCCCCGGTCGCTCCGATCAGACACGTCTGCCCTGTTGTTTTTGGAAAGCGTCGCTGCAACACCCATGTTGGACAAAGAAGAAGAAATGGACTGTTTGGTTCGCTACCAACAAAATGCCGATCTGGAGGCCCGGGAAACCCTGGTGCGGGCGTACCTGCGTTACGTCGTAAGCACAGCGTTGCGACATTTGAAACGCGGCATGCCATTTCTAGATTTGATCCAAGAAGGAACTATTGGTTTGTTTACCGCTATTGATAAGTTTGATGTAAATCGCGGTGTTCGCCTCTACCATTATTCACACTGGTGGATTTCGCAGGCGATTACACGTGCGATCAATGACAAAGGAACGTTGATTCGTATTCCCGTTCACATGCATGAACAGATTCGCCAGTATCAAAAGCAAGTGCTGCATTTGGTACACGCTCTGAACCGTACGCCAGATCGACTCGAAATTGCCGGATTGTTGGATATCCCACTGGAAAAAGTAGATGCCATTGAGCTCGCTTTGATGATGAAGATGGAGTCCCTGGATGCCGAGCTGGACAGCGAAAATTGGCTGACGGGACACGAAGACGAATGTCTGAGCTACGCTGAAGTCATGGTCGATGGGGAGTCATCCCTCGATGACTGGATTGAGAAGGTGGATTTGCGCTCCCAAATGCGTGCCGCTCTCGAAAGACTTAGCCCTCGTGCACAAGAGATCATTTCCATGAGGTACGGCCTTTACGACGATCAGGTGTATACCTTAGAGGAAGTTGGCAAAATGTTCGGTTTAACCCGCGAGCGCATACGCCAGATTGAAGCTACCACGATCGATCGGCTGCGCACACAAAAGGCATCTCGCGTTTTAAAAGATTATTTAACGTAA
- the hslO gene encoding Hsp33 family molecular chaperone HslO, with protein sequence MSDYLIRATGFNGHVRAFAARTTTIVEEVRRRHDMWNTATAAAGRTLTVSLMMGAMLKGDESLYVKVKGGGPIGQIIAEANAHGEGVAYVTNPHVHFDLNEKGKLDVRRAVGTDGFVYVTKDLGLKEPYQGSSPIVSGEIGEDFTYYFVTSEQTPSAVGVGVLVNPEDRSVLAAGGFIIQLLPNTPEEVVAKMEERLSGLPQVSRMIGEGLSPEEILAKVLDEPKFLSRTEINFTCKCSSDKVIQALISLGHEEIQSMIDEQGEAEVHCHFCNERYHYDKSALEDLMKDM encoded by the coding sequence ATGAGCGATTATTTAATAAGAGCAACCGGATTTAATGGACACGTACGTGCTTTTGCCGCACGGACCACCACGATTGTAGAAGAAGTGCGCAGACGCCACGACATGTGGAATACCGCGACAGCAGCTGCTGGACGTACGCTGACAGTCAGCTTGATGATGGGCGCGATGTTAAAAGGAGACGAGAGCCTCTATGTCAAAGTAAAAGGGGGAGGACCGATCGGCCAGATCATTGCGGAAGCCAACGCTCACGGAGAAGGTGTCGCTTACGTAACCAACCCGCACGTTCATTTTGATCTCAATGAGAAAGGCAAGCTAGATGTGCGACGCGCGGTAGGGACGGATGGCTTTGTTTATGTGACAAAGGATCTCGGACTGAAGGAGCCGTATCAAGGTAGCTCGCCCATCGTGTCAGGAGAGATTGGGGAGGACTTTACCTACTATTTCGTGACGTCTGAGCAGACGCCATCAGCAGTAGGGGTAGGCGTTCTGGTCAATCCTGAGGATCGCTCGGTGCTGGCTGCGGGTGGATTTATTATCCAGCTTTTGCCGAATACACCGGAAGAAGTGGTGGCCAAAATGGAGGAGCGCCTGAGTGGGCTTCCGCAAGTGTCACGGATGATCGGAGAAGGGCTGTCACCAGAAGAGATCTTGGCAAAAGTTTTGGATGAGCCAAAGTTCCTTAGCCGTACAGAAATCAACTTCACCTGCAAATGCTCTTCGGACAAAGTCATTCAAGCACTGATCAGCCTCGGACATGAGGAAATACAGAGCATGATCGATGAGCAGGGAGAGGCAGAAGTCCACTGCCATTTCTGTAATGAACGTTATCATTATGACAAGTCCGCGCTAGAGGACCTCATGAAAGACATGTAA
- the pabA gene encoding aminodeoxychorismate/anthranilate synthase component II has protein sequence MILMIDNYDSFTYNLVQYVGELGEELQVYRNDKITLEEIERLSPDYLMISPGPCTPNEAGISMDVIRHFAGKIPIMGVCLGHQSIGQVFGGKVIRAERLMHGKTSEVLHDGKTIFQDIPSPFTAARYHSLIVEESSIPSELEITARTAEGEIMAIRHREYPIEGVQFHPESIITQHGKQLLKNFLNAYARHTTG, from the coding sequence ATGATTTTGATGATTGATAATTACGATTCTTTTACCTACAATTTGGTGCAGTATGTGGGGGAGCTGGGTGAAGAGCTGCAGGTTTACCGCAATGACAAGATTACGCTGGAAGAAATCGAAAGACTGTCCCCGGACTATCTGATGATTTCACCTGGCCCGTGCACGCCGAATGAAGCGGGGATTAGCATGGATGTCATTCGCCATTTTGCCGGAAAGATCCCGATCATGGGGGTCTGCCTCGGTCATCAGTCCATCGGGCAAGTGTTTGGAGGCAAGGTCATCCGTGCTGAGCGATTGATGCACGGAAAAACGTCCGAAGTTTTGCATGATGGGAAAACCATTTTTCAAGACATTCCGTCGCCGTTTACCGCTGCACGCTATCACTCGCTGATCGTGGAGGAGTCCTCGATTCCGAGTGAGCTGGAAATAACGGCACGTACGGCTGAAGGTGAAATCATGGCGATCCGTCACCGGGAGTATCCCATCGAAGGGGTGCAGTTCCATCCGGAGTCGATCATTACCCAGCATGGGAAGCAGCTCCTGAAAAACTTCCTGAACGCATATGCGCGTCATACGACAGGTTAA